A section of the Hippea sp. KM1 genome encodes:
- the purH gene encoding bifunctional phosphoribosylaminoimidazolecarboxamide formyltransferase/IMP cyclohydrolase, whose amino-acid sequence MEKAALISVSDKRGIVEFSRFLVDKGYRILSTGSTGKLLKENGIDVEFVEDYTNAKEMLDGRVKTLHPKIHGGILYRRDLKSHLDTIKQLGIYSIDIVVVNLYPFEQTALKTDNEEELIENIDIGGPTLIRAAAKNYKDVLIVCDPDDYRSVMDEFDSIDENKRKEYALKAFAKTSYYDGLIVEKLSNEWALKEKAVSLKIHSKLRYGENPHQEAYFARSPFKMGISDLVQLNGKELSYNNILDIDVVYRMMVEFDEGLCVIVKHNTPCGAAISDDQLEAYQGALECDPISAFGGIIGINSTLKKDVAEAIAERFYEVVVAFDFEDEAVEILKSKKNLRVIKLPKTNYSFFEIKTVLGGYLIQQNDYESEFRYEVVSKSKPTQEQLKDLAFAFKVAKFVKSNAIVYAKGGKTLAIGGGQTSRVDSAKFAIARANELNIDLNGCVMASDGFFPFRDSVDEAAKAGVKAIVEPGGSIRDKEVIEAADEYGIPLLFTHIRHFRH is encoded by the coding sequence ATGGAAAAAGCCGCTTTAATTAGCGTTTCAGACAAAAGGGGGATTGTTGAGTTCTCAAGGTTCCTTGTGGATAAGGGTTATAGAATACTATCCACAGGCTCAACAGGTAAACTATTGAAGGAAAACGGCATTGATGTGGAATTTGTGGAGGATTACACAAACGCCAAAGAGATGCTTGATGGCAGGGTAAAGACGCTTCATCCCAAAATCCACGGTGGAATCCTATACAGAAGAGACCTAAAAAGCCATTTAGATACTATAAAACAGTTAGGCATATACTCCATAGACATAGTGGTGGTTAACCTCTATCCCTTTGAGCAAACAGCCCTAAAGACAGATAACGAGGAGGAATTGATAGAAAATATAGACATAGGTGGGCCAACCCTTATCAGGGCTGCAGCCAAGAATTACAAGGATGTATTGATAGTCTGCGATCCGGATGATTACAGAAGCGTAATGGATGAATTCGACTCAATCGACGAAAACAAGAGAAAGGAGTATGCCCTAAAGGCGTTTGCAAAGACATCGTATTATGACGGTTTGATCGTCGAAAAACTATCCAACGAATGGGCGCTAAAGGAGAAGGCCGTATCGCTCAAGATACACAGCAAGCTCAGATATGGTGAAAATCCGCATCAGGAGGCATACTTTGCAAGATCCCCATTTAAGATGGGTATATCCGATCTTGTTCAGCTAAACGGCAAGGAGCTTTCATACAACAACATACTGGACATAGATGTGGTTTACCGCATGATGGTTGAGTTTGATGAGGGTTTATGCGTTATAGTAAAACACAACACACCGTGCGGTGCTGCTATATCCGATGACCAGTTAGAAGCCTACCAGGGGGCCTTGGAGTGTGACCCAATCAGTGCATTCGGCGGCATAATAGGTATAAATTCCACACTGAAAAAGGATGTTGCTGAGGCTATAGCCGAGAGGTTCTATGAGGTTGTCGTCGCCTTTGATTTTGAGGATGAAGCAGTTGAAATCCTAAAGAGTAAGAAGAATCTAAGGGTTATAAAACTGCCAAAGACCAATTACAGCTTCTTTGAGATAAAAACTGTATTGGGCGGATATTTGATACAACAAAACGACTATGAGAGTGAGTTTAGGTATGAGGTTGTCTCCAAATCAAAGCCAACGCAAGAGCAGCTGAAAGATTTGGCATTTGCATTCAAGGTGGCAAAATTCGTAAAGTCCAATGCCATCGTCTATGCAAAAGGCGGCAAGACCCTTGCCATCGGTGGGGGGCAAACATCGAGAGTGGACTCGGCTAAATTCGCCATAGCAAGGGCAAATGAACTGAACATAGATCTAAACGGTTGCGTAATGGCATCAGACGGCTTCTTCCCTTTCAGGGATAGCGTCGATGAGGCGGCTAAGGCGGGTGTTAAGGCCATTGTCGAGCCGGGGGGTTCCATAAGGGATAAGGAGGTCATAGAGGCTGCAGATGAATACGGCATACCACTTCTGTTTACACACATAAGACACTTTAGACATTAA
- a CDS encoding chloride channel protein, whose product MKVSPISELMFIIKSLKHSQTSKMLIYASIVGVLAGVGAIVFFVLLDLTSVTLLNHIAGFPISHPTNEEPLIPLIHKPFNRIAFLIIITIGGFISGLLIHLLAEETKGGGTGEVVKAYHNNQPIRKRVPFVKLIVSVISLGVGGAGGREGPAAQIGAGFGYQFGNFLKLTDKEKRILMIAGLAGGVGAIFRSPMGAAIYAVEVLYKDIDFEYEALLPAAISSIIAYSIFSAKFGWVHMFSTPPLAFHNLREFASYTVLAVVCALSAIAFINIFNASSNMFSRIKSPLYIKTALGGFLVGLFAMFIPDSAGMGYGIMQSAFLNETGFQMLLMLGLVRMFTTSITLGSGNSVGLFAPTLVIGTAIGGGIGGLIKSIFPMMVDNPASFAIVGMAGFFAATNKTPLSIIIVVAEITGNYELIVPSMWVVAISFLLTTRYSIEKHQVKNRAHSPIHKYEFVRDVLEGIKVKELMKKDFVSVSNSTSLAKIFEILSEAKQTDIPIIDNSNKLQGIVTLHVLKSILGEGELADFLVAEDVANKDVITTTKEENLNTLMHKIGFREINTIPVVDDEGKVIGIITRKDIIKAYNDATEKLHNR is encoded by the coding sequence ATGAAGGTATCACCAATCTCAGAGTTGATGTTTATCATAAAAAGCCTAAAACATTCCCAGACCAGCAAGATGTTGATATACGCATCCATTGTGGGCGTGCTGGCCGGCGTGGGTGCAATTGTGTTCTTTGTGTTATTGGATTTGACATCGGTGACCCTGCTAAACCACATAGCAGGATTCCCCATAAGCCACCCGACAAACGAAGAACCGCTCATACCGCTTATACACAAACCATTCAACCGCATAGCATTTCTCATAATCATCACAATTGGTGGCTTTATAAGCGGACTGCTCATACACCTGTTGGCTGAGGAAACAAAGGGCGGCGGCACCGGTGAGGTTGTAAAGGCCTATCATAACAACCAGCCAATAAGGAAAAGGGTGCCGTTTGTAAAGCTCATCGTATCTGTCATATCGTTAGGCGTAGGCGGTGCAGGCGGTAGAGAGGGCCCTGCAGCCCAGATCGGTGCGGGTTTTGGCTATCAGTTTGGAAACTTCTTAAAATTAACGGATAAAGAGAAGAGGATATTGATGATAGCCGGTCTTGCCGGGGGTGTGGGTGCTATATTCAGAAGCCCCATGGGGGCTGCTATATACGCCGTTGAGGTGTTGTATAAGGATATAGACTTCGAATACGAGGCGCTTCTTCCTGCTGCCATATCATCCATTATCGCATACTCCATATTCTCAGCAAAATTCGGCTGGGTTCATATGTTCTCAACACCACCACTGGCCTTTCACAACCTAAGGGAGTTTGCATCATACACAGTCTTAGCTGTTGTCTGTGCCTTAAGCGCCATAGCGTTTATAAACATATTCAACGCCTCATCCAACATGTTCTCAAGGATAAAATCACCGCTTTACATAAAAACAGCCCTGGGCGGATTCCTGGTTGGTTTATTCGCCATGTTCATACCCGACAGCGCCGGCATGGGATACGGCATAATGCAGAGTGCATTCTTAAACGAAACGGGCTTTCAGATGCTTCTGATGTTGGGGCTTGTCAGGATGTTTACAACATCCATAACATTGGGCAGCGGCAACTCCGTTGGTCTATTTGCACCAACACTCGTTATAGGGACGGCAATCGGTGGCGGCATAGGTGGACTAATAAAAAGCATATTCCCCATGATGGTTGACAACCCCGCATCATTTGCCATAGTGGGAATGGCCGGCTTCTTTGCCGCTACAAACAAGACGCCGCTTTCCATTATAATAGTCGTTGCAGAGATTACGGGGAACTATGAGCTTATAGTGCCCTCCATGTGGGTCGTTGCCATAAGCTTCCTTTTAACAACCAGATACAGCATAGAGAAACACCAGGTCAAAAACAGGGCGCACTCCCCCATACACAAGTACGAGTTTGTCAGGGATGTATTGGAGGGCATAAAGGTAAAAGAACTAATGAAAAAGGACTTCGTAAGCGTTTCAAACTCAACGAGCCTTGCAAAGATATTCGAGATACTCTCAGAGGCAAAGCAGACAGATATACCCATCATAGACAACTCAAACAAGCTTCAGGGCATAGTAACCCTGCATGTGCTTAAATCCATACTGGGCGAGGGCGAGCTGGCCGATTTCCTTGTGGCTGAGGATGTGGCCAACAAAGATGTCATAACAACAACAAAAGAAGAGAACCTCAACACGCTTATGCACAAGATAGGCTTTAGGGAGATAAACACCATACCCGTTGTTGATGATGAGGGTAAGGTTATAGGCATAATAACAAGAAAGGACATTATAAAGGCGTATAACGATGCAACAGAAAAATTACATAATAGATGA
- the glmU gene encoding bifunctional UDP-N-acetylglucosamine diphosphorylase/glucosamine-1-phosphate N-acetyltransferase GlmU: protein MEAVILAAGKSTRMKSKTSKIFHNICGKPMIFYVVEALRRYKIHIVSNTQTNDTLKELFPQATIHIQKEQKGTADAVACAIDYIKEDTFIVVNADMPLIDPNDIESAYGILKSRGLDCVLLTAELDDPKGYGRIIRDNGCIRIIEEKNADENTRKIKEINSGIYIFKTESVKEALPKIERDAVSNEYYLTDIIPLLKGVEAVRVNPQHILGVNTRKQLSEVRNIMQRRIIDKFDDVTFIDSENTYINYDVEIGEDTVIYPNVHLRGKTTIGRNCIIENGSVIENSVIKDNVHIKPYCVIEESTIKNNCEIGPFAHLRPHSELSENVRIGNFVETKKVRIGRNTKASHLTYLGDATLGSDVNVGCGTITCNYDGYRKNETIIGDRVFIGSDVQLVAPVRIGNDVLIAAGTTVTKDVEDFSLAISRVPQVNKEGWVKKYRQSMEKKLKEEKKAK from the coding sequence ATGGAAGCTGTAATACTGGCTGCCGGCAAATCCACAAGGATGAAATCAAAAACCAGCAAGATCTTCCACAATATCTGTGGAAAACCGATGATTTTCTATGTGGTCGAGGCGCTAAGGCGATACAAGATCCATATAGTATCAAACACACAGACAAATGATACACTAAAAGAGCTATTCCCCCAGGCCACTATACACATACAGAAAGAGCAAAAAGGAACAGCCGATGCTGTGGCCTGTGCCATCGACTATATAAAAGAGGACACATTCATCGTTGTAAATGCGGATATGCCATTGATAGACCCAAATGACATAGAGAGTGCATACGGCATACTAAAAAGCAGGGGGTTGGATTGCGTTCTTTTGACAGCAGAGTTGGATGACCCCAAAGGATACGGCAGGATCATCAGGGATAATGGCTGCATAAGGATAATAGAGGAAAAAAACGCCGACGAGAATACAAGAAAGATAAAGGAGATCAACTCCGGCATCTATATATTCAAAACGGAGTCTGTAAAAGAGGCACTCCCTAAGATTGAAAGGGATGCTGTAAGCAACGAGTATTACCTAACAGACATCATACCCCTACTCAAGGGCGTTGAGGCTGTGAGGGTCAATCCGCAGCACATACTCGGTGTAAATACACGCAAGCAGCTTTCAGAGGTAAGAAACATTATGCAGAGGAGGATAATTGATAAATTTGACGATGTCACATTCATAGACTCCGAAAACACCTATATCAACTATGATGTCGAGATTGGCGAGGATACGGTTATATATCCCAATGTCCATCTAAGGGGCAAAACCACCATAGGCAGAAACTGCATAATAGAAAACGGCTCGGTCATAGAAAACTCCGTCATCAAGGACAATGTCCATATAAAACCGTACTGCGTCATAGAGGAAAGCACCATAAAGAACAACTGCGAGATCGGTCCATTTGCCCACCTAAGGCCCCACAGCGAGCTGTCTGAGAATGTAAGGATAGGCAACTTTGTCGAGACAAAGAAGGTTAGAATCGGCAGAAACACCAAAGCAAGCCACCTGACATACTTAGGCGATGCAACATTAGGCAGCGATGTCAATGTGGGATGCGGCACAATAACATGCAATTACGATGGATACAGAAAGAATGAAACCATTATAGGCGACAGGGTCTTTATAGGCTCTGATGTCCAGCTTGTTGCACCTGTAAGGATAGGAAACGATGTATTGATAGCCGCAGGCACAACCGTTACCAAGGATGTTGAGGATTTCTCCCTGGCCATATCGAGGGTGCCACAGGTTAACAAGGAAGGATGGGTAAAAAAATACAGGCAATCGATGGAGAAAAAGCTCAAAGAGGAGAAAAAGGCCAAGTAA
- the glmS gene encoding glutamine--fructose-6-phosphate transaminase (isomerizing): MCGIVGYCGKQEALKVLLSGLQALEYRGYDSAGISLKSGNTIETVKTKGKVIDLITLIANSSINTQASIGIGHTRWATHGIPSSENAHPHFTERVSVVHNGIIENYRELEALLNQNGIKRKTQTDTEIIALLIDFFLKDKPFEEAFKEAVKLLKGSFAIAAISKDENFIMAAKHESPLVIGLSKNQTFIASDVSAMIEHTNSFIFLEDGDIAKISNEKIVIWDKNGKIVNRQPTTINWSKQTAQKGGYKHFMLKEIAEEDEAVRNTIQSRISEDGRILLDDEITIDEKFIKNIDRITIVACGTSFYAGLTAKPILEKYTGVKVDVEIGSEFRYYDYPYSKNNLFVAISQSGETADTKEPLRMAKNKGIKTLSIVNVKESAIARMADSCIYTLAGPEISVASTKAFVSQLAVLYMLAFYIGQKKGKDNTERSRILLSMPKLIKETFNATNQTTKELAETYHRYRNFLYLGRGLCYPLALEGALKLKEISYIHAEGYPAGEMKHGPIALIDENTPTVVIAHQKEPLYSKSLSNCEEIKSRDGKIILISDKPASIVDQTIEVPIVDYEFLPFIYVIPLQLFAYYMALFLGYDIDQPRNLAKSVTVE, from the coding sequence ATGTGCGGTATCGTTGGTTATTGCGGCAAACAGGAAGCCTTAAAGGTGCTGCTTTCTGGGCTTCAGGCCTTAGAATACAGGGGATACGATTCGGCAGGCATATCGCTCAAATCGGGCAATACCATAGAGACGGTTAAAACCAAAGGCAAGGTAATTGACCTGATAACATTGATAGCCAACAGTTCCATAAACACGCAGGCCTCAATAGGGATAGGTCATACCAGATGGGCAACACACGGTATACCCAGCTCAGAGAACGCCCATCCGCACTTTACAGAGAGGGTATCGGTTGTCCACAACGGCATAATAGAGAACTACAGGGAATTAGAGGCGCTTCTAAACCAAAACGGCATAAAGAGAAAGACCCAGACGGATACGGAGATCATAGCCTTACTCATAGACTTCTTTTTAAAAGACAAGCCATTCGAGGAGGCGTTTAAGGAGGCCGTAAAACTACTAAAGGGCAGCTTCGCCATTGCAGCCATATCAAAGGATGAGAACTTCATCATGGCGGCAAAACACGAAAGCCCGCTTGTTATAGGTTTATCCAAAAACCAGACATTCATAGCAAGCGATGTATCCGCCATGATAGAGCACACAAACAGCTTCATATTCTTAGAGGATGGAGATATAGCCAAAATATCTAATGAAAAGATAGTTATCTGGGATAAAAATGGCAAAATAGTAAACAGGCAGCCAACCACCATAAATTGGTCTAAACAGACAGCCCAGAAGGGCGGATACAAACACTTCATGCTAAAGGAGATCGCAGAAGAGGACGAGGCCGTTAGAAACACCATACAGTCAAGGATATCAGAGGATGGAAGGATACTGCTGGATGATGAGATAACAATAGATGAGAAGTTTATAAAGAACATAGACAGGATAACCATTGTGGCATGCGGCACAAGTTTCTATGCAGGACTAACCGCAAAACCAATATTGGAAAAATACACAGGCGTCAAGGTGGATGTCGAGATAGGCAGCGAGTTTAGGTATTACGACTATCCATATTCTAAAAACAACCTCTTTGTCGCCATATCACAATCCGGCGAGACAGCAGATACAAAAGAACCCCTCCGCATGGCAAAGAACAAGGGCATAAAGACGCTTTCCATCGTTAATGTTAAGGAATCGGCCATTGCACGCATGGCAGACTCATGCATATACACCTTAGCAGGTCCAGAGATCAGCGTGGCATCAACCAAAGCCTTTGTAAGTCAGCTGGCCGTTTTGTACATGCTGGCCTTCTATATCGGCCAAAAAAAGGGTAAAGACAATACAGAGCGCTCAAGGATACTCCTAAGCATGCCAAAACTCATAAAGGAGACATTCAACGCCACAAACCAAACGACAAAAGAGCTGGCAGAGACATACCATAGATACAGAAACTTCCTCTATTTAGGCAGGGGGCTTTGCTACCCTTTGGCTTTGGAGGGGGCATTAAAGCTTAAGGAGATCTCATACATACATGCTGAAGGCTATCCAGCCGGTGAGATGAAGCACGGCCCTATAGCGTTAATCGACGAAAACACGCCAACGGTGGTTATCGCACACCAAAAAGAACCGCTTTATTCCAAAAGCCTATCGAACTGCGAGGAGATAAAATCAAGAGACGGAAAAATCATACTAATAAGCGACAAACCCGCATCCATAGTTGATCAAACAATAGAGGTGCCGATTGTGGATTATGAGTTTTTGCCCTTTATCTATGTGATTCCACTGCAGCTGTTTGCCTATTACATGGCCCTATTTTTGGGTTATGACATAGATCAACCCAGAAACCTTGCAAAGAGTGTAACGGTAGAATGA
- a CDS encoding chloride channel protein, producing MAIFKPTDDVIEEGKLLSYAGVVGVITGLGAVAFLVATHFFSVYILHNIAGYPLVEPRGEPELFEKLNKQFNPVLLVVITTIGGLLSGILVYTFAPEAEGHGTDGAIDAYHRKDGLIRPTVPIVKMIASAITLGSGGSGGREGPIAQIGAGFGSFFATKLNLTPRQRRILLASGMGAGVGAIFHAPMAGAIFASEVLYKEPEMEGEVFIYTVVASIVAYSTFSLFFGWKPLFYTPVFRFTNPIELLSYTVLAFSVGLFSVFYIKVFYGIRDLFKRIRLIPHIKPAIGGFIVGLIGIFIPDAISSGYGLLQRAIDGTAPIKLLLLVAVLKVLATSFTISSGGSAGVFGPSMVIGGSLGGAIGLLLHNISPSLVSQPASFVLVGMVGFFSAAANTPLSTIVMVTEMTGSYHLIVPAIWTATISYIVAQKWTIYEKQVKNRKNSPAHLLEYKRDLLEEILIKDIMKKDFASVSPFTSLQEIFRIFSTINDDDILVLDTNGKLKGIITLRVLKSLLAEKQLPPILIADDVANTKLITTTPNENLHNLMHKIGLKDINLIPVVDENDPTRVLGVVKRSDIIRIYNEITQKINRSV from the coding sequence ATGGCTATCTTTAAGCCGACCGACGATGTCATAGAAGAGGGCAAACTGCTATCCTATGCAGGTGTGGTCGGTGTAATAACCGGATTGGGCGCTGTGGCGTTCCTTGTGGCAACGCACTTCTTCAGCGTCTATATCCTCCACAACATAGCAGGCTATCCCTTAGTCGAACCCAGGGGCGAGCCAGAGCTATTTGAAAAGCTAAACAAGCAGTTCAATCCCGTCTTGTTAGTTGTGATAACAACCATAGGTGGCCTATTGTCTGGAATATTGGTCTATACATTTGCACCAGAGGCAGAAGGCCACGGCACAGACGGGGCTATCGACGCATACCACAGAAAAGATGGTCTCATAAGGCCAACCGTTCCAATAGTAAAAATGATAGCAAGCGCCATTACGCTGGGCAGCGGCGGCTCAGGCGGCAGGGAAGGCCCTATAGCGCAGATCGGTGCGGGTTTTGGCTCCTTCTTTGCAACAAAACTCAACCTAACGCCCAGACAGAGGAGGATACTCCTTGCAAGCGGTATGGGGGCAGGCGTGGGGGCTATATTCCATGCCCCTATGGCTGGTGCTATTTTTGCAAGCGAGGTGCTATACAAAGAACCTGAGATGGAGGGGGAGGTTTTTATATACACGGTTGTGGCATCCATCGTCGCATACTCCACATTCTCCCTGTTTTTTGGATGGAAACCGTTGTTCTATACGCCTGTATTTCGGTTTACAAACCCCATCGAGTTATTATCGTACACCGTATTGGCCTTTAGCGTCGGCTTATTTTCCGTATTCTATATAAAGGTCTTTTACGGTATCAGGGATCTATTCAAAAGGATAAGGCTCATACCACACATAAAACCGGCCATCGGCGGGTTTATAGTTGGCCTAATCGGCATATTCATACCGGATGCCATCTCAAGCGGATACGGTCTGCTTCAGAGGGCTATCGATGGGACAGCACCCATAAAGCTCCTCCTGCTTGTGGCTGTATTGAAGGTTCTGGCAACATCCTTCACCATATCCAGCGGCGGCTCGGCCGGTGTATTCGGACCGTCTATGGTCATAGGCGGATCGTTGGGGGGTGCTATAGGCCTGCTTTTGCACAACATATCACCATCGCTGGTCAGTCAGCCGGCCTCGTTTGTGTTGGTGGGTATGGTGGGTTTCTTCAGTGCTGCGGCCAACACGCCCCTATCGACAATCGTTATGGTTACAGAGATGACGGGCAGCTATCATCTAATAGTGCCTGCTATCTGGACGGCAACCATTAGCTATATAGTGGCCCAGAAGTGGACGATATACGAAAAACAGGTAAAAAACAGGAAAAACTCACCGGCCCATCTGCTGGAATACAAACGGGATCTGCTTGAGGAGATCCTTATAAAGGACATAATGAAAAAGGACTTTGCAAGCGTCAGTCCGTTTACATCCCTTCAGGAGATATTTAGAATATTCTCAACAATCAACGACGACGATATATTGGTGCTGGACACAAACGGCAAATTGAAGGGTATTATTACGCTAAGGGTCTTAAAATCGCTCCTTGCAGAAAAGCAACTCCCACCCATCTTGATTGCAGACGATGTGGCCAACACAAAACTCATAACAACAACACCCAACGAAAACCTCCACAACCTCATGCACAAGATAGGGCTTAAGGATATAAACCTCATACCGGTGGTAGATGAAAACGATCCGACAAGGGTATTGGGTGTCGTAAAAAGAAGCGACATCATAAGGATATACAACGAAATAACACAAAAGATAAACAGGAGTGTTTGA